Genomic segment of uncultured Tolumonas sp.:
GAGGTCACATCTTTGCCCGCCACCGAGACCCCTGCGCCACTCATGGCATTGCTGCTGGTCTGGTCATACAACACTAGGTTCGGTGACGGTGACACGTCGCCGCGGGCCATGATTAACGCCGCCAGTGTTTCGCCGGCGCGCGTGACCGGATCCATGCCGATGCCATAAGGGTAGAGCGCATGTTTGCGGGCATAGGGCTGCTGGTAGGAGGGGTCGATGGCCGGCTCGGCATGCTGACACGCAAAGCCCCAGCCCTGAAAGCGGGCCAGCGTCGGCGGCAGCAAGCCGGACTCGAAACGGTAGCGGTTCCAGAATGGCTGACCGAATTCCGTCACCGAGAACAACTTGTTCTGGTGACGCGCCGCCGCCATAAACGTCAGATAGCGGCCAAAATTGCTGATGCTGCTGGACTGCTCAATCTTGGCCCCTGGGTCGAATGACAGCGACAGGTCCTGATAGTTGTGCATATCCACCCAGCCCAGCTGACCTCGCACCGCATCGGCCTGGGACGAGAGCCAGTTGTCGTGTGCCGAAATGACACCGGCATAGTTCAGGCTGCGCAGGTAGCGCGTCATCCAGTCATTGGTCTGGATCTCCAGCTCGGCAATATAACGCTGGAAGTCGGCCATCCGAGGCGACACCTCGCGCAGCGCAGCCGGCATTCTCACTGTGCTGCCATCCAGCAGCTCGTCGGACGCCAGATCCGGCCATGCCACGGCGAGTGCCTCGCGGCTGGCGTAGTGCTTGCGCAACCAGTCATTGAAACCAGGTTGCAATGCTGCGGGCCAACTGCCACGCAGCGTCGCCAGATAGTTCAATCCGCCTTCGTTGACGGTGATGATGCCGACCAGAGCCGGATCCTCGATCGGTGTAATGCCGGTATACGGGTTGACCTCAGCCAACAGAGTCCGCACCAGATCACGCCAGTGCTGCTGAGCCACCGAATCGTAATAGAGGCGGAGTTTCAAATCGTGCATCTTGACCCAGCGATGGGGCTGCACATTACCGATGGCGCCATTTTCTGAAGTCATCGCATCCATGATCCAGTAGATGCCCTCCTTCTTCAGCGCCGCCAGCAGGCTGTACCAGTTGTCTTTCTGCACCGGATCGTAATCGAAATCCTGCAGCCGCTTGGTCATCAGGGTGGCATCGACGTAGTGAAAGCGCACAAGGTTATAGCCATGCATCTTCAGCTGATGCGCAAAGGTCTCAGCAGTGCTGCCGGATTTGGGAAAGCTGCCGGATGTCGGATAGAGCGCCAACGATGCGCAATGTAAACGGGCGGGTTCGCTACCATCCGGTGTCAGCCACTGACCATTCTGCACCGGCAACGCCTTGCTGGCATCCAAAGATTGGATCCCAGGCAGCGCCGAAAAATCCAGTGCTGAACCGGCCGCAATGTTCAGATCCACATCTTTAACAGGCAGCCACTCTGCCTCCGTAATAAGATCCCCACCGGCACTTGTGATCGGTAGCATTTGGGCCTCTATAGGCAGCAGCTTGGCGGTATCGTTGTTCAACACCAAGACGTAACACAGAACCAGTGCGACAGCGACGCTCATCACGGTATAAGTCATCCATCCCTTTCGCATAATAAAACCCCTTAATTATTCGGCAGGCCTAGAGACCGGCGGAACCAGTAGTAGTTGTGCTGCCACCGGTGACGCAGGCGGCTTAGGTGTCGCCAGAAAGCCGCGTAATGTTGCGGCGGCATACAGATTCCAAGACACCACCGAGTAGCAGCCTTGCAGCAAGGAGTTCTTTTTGGCGACCATGCCAACCACCGGCAACGCCAATAGCGCCAATGCAGCAAATAGCCAGCCGGCACACACCAGTCCGAGCAGCGCCAGCCACCACCCCATGACACTCAGATAGAGCCAAAACTCATGCAGGTCGGTGAGCACCAACCTCAGGTGCGGTTGACCCACAGCCCCACGCAGTACCTCACCCAGCCCACACAAATAACGGTTATGCCAGCGCTTGCGCAACAGCAAGTAGGCCGGCAGCGTGTGGCCATGGTGGTCCACCGCATGCTGATCCAGCCGATAGAGCTGGTAGTTTAATGCCCGCAGACGCACGGCCAGATCAAACTCCTCGTAGGCATGCAGGTTCTGGTTAGTAAAGAAGCCAACCTGTTCCAGTGCACTGCGCCGGTAGAGCCCGCCCATATCCAGACGATCGACAAATCCAGCCTGCAGGTTGACCGGTGCCCGCTCCTGCCGCGCCTGATACTCCAGACTCTGCAGGTTGCATTCACGCACCCGGCCACCGATCCCCGCCAACGTCGGATCCTGAGCCATCATGGCCAGCGCCTGCGCCAAAAAGGCGGGCTGCAGTTCCATGTCACCGTCTAGAATGTAGACGAACTCCCCCTTGGCATATTGGAAACCCAGCTGGGCCCCGACGCCGCAGCAGCGATCCTGCGGATGCAACAGCTGGGCGATGCCTACAGGGTAACCGCGCGCTATCTCCACCGTACGGTCGGTCGACAGGGAGTCGGCCAGTATGACCTCGCCGCCCACCTCGGCCACGGCGCGCAACGCGCTCTCGATGGCTCGGGCGATGTGCGCCTCTTCGTTGAGGGCCTTGATGATGACACTGACCTTGATCATGACATTAGCCCTGCAGCATGTCGGCAAGCACCTGGGCCGAGAGCGCAGCACGACGCTTCCACTCCGGCATCACGCTTTCCAGATGATGACGGATGTCATCTTCTTCTCGCTCGAGCAATGCCAGGCTGTCGCGCAGCGTCTGCAACGACACCTTGGGGGTATCCAGCACCAGACGGGTATCACCGAACAGATCCTTGTTGATGCCCTTGGCCTTGACGCTGTAAGCGATCGAGATAGTCGGCACCATAGTGGAGAATGCCCCGATCGTCGCGTGGGTACGTGCGGCGATCAGGAAACGCAATTTCGAGATGACATATTTCAACTGAGCAGCATTGAAATTTGGCGGCAGAATACGAATTCGCGGGTCATTCAAACCATAGCGATCCATTAATCCCTTCATATAGTGGTAGTCGCTATTCTTGGCGCCACCATCCAACGGCCCGACATGCGGCAACAAAATCACACCATAACCGTGTTTTTCCACCAGTTCTTTGGCAAACACGGCAACGTCATTATCCAGCGCAGTTTGTGAGGCTTCACTATCCCGGAAACCACGGATCAGAGGACTGACATTAATACCAATCACGCCATTCACGGCTTCCGGCAAAAATTCATCCAGATTGACGGCTTCAGGTTTTAAAACAAAAGCCGGGTCGGTTACTTGAATAAAATTATTCACGCCAATTTTATTCAAGTAAGCAGCGGTTTCGGACTCGCGGACGGTAATAGCATCATAACCGCGAAGGTGATTGACCATTTCCCGTTCAACGTGGGGTTTCTTATGAAATGGCCCGATTGAACCACCCCAAAACATGGTTTTTTTGCCACGGCGCTTGACTTGTTCGACAAAACCGGCCCACTCATAAAGTGAGGGCACGCCATAATCCAGAGAAATGACATCGCCCCCCGTCATAATCAGCACGTCTGTTTTATCCATCAAGGATGATGAAACAGGATCAAGATTAAAATCGGGACGGCCCATTTTTTCTACAAAAGGTAATAAACGGCACCCGCGGGACCACCACTTGAGTTTGCTGGGAAACGGCGGAGCCGGAACAAAATTAATCCCCGACTCCGAATGTGATGGCCACATCGCAGCATCAAGTTCCTTGGCATACGTTGGACAATAAATTGTGGCCGCTGGTAATGCAGTGCCAATCAGCGATGAGACTGAACGAACCAAGGCTTCGCAGCCACGGTTGCCAAAATTATTTTGGCCAGCCAAATAAATATTCACCATTTACATATCCTTCTGTTTAAGTATCTGTGCTGGAACTCCGCCCACAACCACATTGTCTGGCACATCTTTTATCACTACCGCATTGGCACC
This window contains:
- a CDS encoding glycosyltransferase, whose protein sequence is MIKVSVIIKALNEEAHIARAIESALRAVAEVGGEVILADSLSTDRTVEIARGYPVGIAQLLHPQDRCCGVGAQLGFQYAKGEFVYILDGDMELQPAFLAQALAMMAQDPTLAGIGGRVRECNLQSLEYQARQERAPVNLQAGFVDRLDMGGLYRRSALEQVGFFTNQNLHAYEEFDLAVRLRALNYQLYRLDQHAVDHHGHTLPAYLLLRKRWHNRYLCGLGEVLRGAVGQPHLRLVLTDLHEFWLYLSVMGWWLALLGLVCAGWLFAALALLALPVVGMVAKKNSLLQGCYSVVSWNLYAAATLRGFLATPKPPASPVAAQLLLVPPVSRPAE
- a CDS encoding polysaccharide pyruvyl transferase family protein, whose product is MVNIYLAGQNNFGNRGCEALVRSVSSLIGTALPAATIYCPTYAKELDAAMWPSHSESGINFVPAPPFPSKLKWWSRGCRLLPFVEKMGRPDFNLDPVSSSLMDKTDVLIMTGGDVISLDYGVPSLYEWAGFVEQVKRRGKKTMFWGGSIGPFHKKPHVEREMVNHLRGYDAITVRESETAAYLNKIGVNNFIQVTDPAFVLKPEAVNLDEFLPEAVNGVIGINVSPLIRGFRDSEASQTALDNDVAVFAKELVEKHGYGVILLPHVGPLDGGAKNSDYHYMKGLMDRYGLNDPRIRILPPNFNAAQLKYVISKLRFLIAARTHATIGAFSTMVPTISIAYSVKAKGINKDLFGDTRLVLDTPKVSLQTLRDSLALLEREEDDIRHHLESVMPEWKRRAALSAQVLADMLQG